In the Syntrophobacterales bacterium genome, AATCTGGATATTCTCATAAAGGAAGTGACCCGCCTGCCCGTTATTATTGCGGATAACCCTCTGACTGCCGTGGTGGAGGGCACAGGAAGGGCACTTGATGAGATAAATCTCCTGAAAGAGATAGCAACCTATTTTTAAAATAGGCAGGAATTGAAAAATTCTATTATTATAGCCATTTCCATACTTGCACTTGTGGCCTCGTTTCTCGTATTTACCGATACGTCTTACCTCTCTAAAGGATATGCCACGTTAAAAGGCGGAGCCGGAGCGTTCGCGGGCCCCACTCTTTCGTTTATCTCAAGACCTGCTAAACTAGCAGCATATGTGTATTACGGCTACATTGGGCTTGTGGGGGTCAAGAAAGAGAACATCCAGATGAAAAAGAGGCTGGAAGACCTTGAGCTGGACAACCAGCGCATCCCCGAGTTGGAGAGTGAAAACAAAAGACTGAAGACGATCCTGAACATTACGGAGCAGCGCAGGAATACGATGATAGCGGCCAGGGTAATAGGAGAGGACGTCAAAAACTGGTTCAAATGTATCATTATTGATAAGGGCAATGATCACGGTATCAAGTGGAAAATGCCCGTGGTAACATCCAAAGGACTCGTGGGACAGACCGTGGAAGTTGACAAATGGCACTCGAAAGTGATGGTGCTGAACGACACCAATTCCTCCGTAGATGTGTTCGTGGAAGGAAAGAACACGAGGGGCATACTTGAAGGCACAGGCCAAAACACGTTGAAACTGAAATATATTCTCAAAAACGATGAGGTCGAGATAGGCGACAAACTCGTTACGTCAGGGAAAGATGGGATATATTCAAAAGGTATACCCACGGGAATAGTGATTACGGTAAACAGGACAAAGCCTGGCATTTTCACGGATGTAGATGTCATGCCTTACAACAATTTCAGGAGACTGGACGAAGTGCTCGTAGTGAAAAAACAATGAAGCTCGCTATTTGTATTTTTCTCGGGATAATCCTGATGGTCCTTGAATCATCATTTCTTTCCTTTCTTCCGCTGGATTTTTTCAAACCTGATTTCGGGGTTCCTTTGATCATCTATACAACACTCTTCATCGGGACTCCGGCCGGACTCTTGTCTGCGTTTATTCTCGGCCTCATTCAAGAGGTGCTGTCAAACACTCCAGCCGGATCGGCGTTGTTTACCAAACTGTCCGTCTTACTTATCTGCGGTTTCCTGAGAAACAAGCTTTATATTGACTCGAAATACAGCTTTTCCTATGTATGCAGCGGCTTTGTCCTGTTTGAGTCTTTCCTGTTCCTGACTCTGTCCATGTTTTCGAAGGGCGAGACAAGCAATATCGTCAATGTCATGCTCTACACAGTCCCGAACATGATTTTTACCGGCTTTATCGCGATTTTCATATTCGCTTTCTTGGGATATTTGGACACAAAATATTTGAACAGGGAATAGATGAAACAGCAAGCTGCTCCAATAATGAAGTACAAGTGGTGCAAACTGGTGCTCATCATTACAATGGTGGTTCTCTCGCTCAGGCTCTGGGATCTCCAGATCATGAGGGGCACGGAGATGAGGAGACTTTCAGAGCAAAACCGCATAAGAGTCAAAAAGGTAATCGCCCCGCGGGGCGTAATTTTAGATACCCAAGGCAGAGTACTCGCGGATACGCGACCCTCATTTAATCTCTATATCACGCCTGAAGACATCACAGACTTCAGCCAGACAGTGGATGGTCTAGCCAAACTTCTTGATATCGACAGAGAGGATATCCTCGACAAATTGAAAACAGCGAGCGGTTTTCCCCCTTCTTTTCCCGTCAAGATCAAGTCGGATGTGACCAAGGATGAACTCGCCAAGGTAGAGGTTAATCGGGTCTATCTGCCCGGCGTGAGCATACAGATTGAGCCGAAACGCAATTATCCTTACGGCAAGATGATGGCCCATATGCTCGGCTACGTCTCAGAAATCAACGGAGATGAGCTTAAGACCAAAGAATACAAGGACTATTCTCCAGGAGATTATATCGGGAAATACGGTCTGGAGAGGAAGTATGAGGCGTTTCTGAGGGGCGTGGACGGCGAAAAACGAGTCGAAGTTGATGCGATGGGCCGCGAAGTGAGGACCCTTGATATCGTGGAACCTACAGCAGGCAACAACCTGCATCTCAATGTCAATCTGGATACGCAACAGATTGTGGAGAACGAATTCGAAGGCAAGAAAGGAGGGGCCGTTATTTTGGACCCCAAAACAGGCAGTGTGATTGCCCTCGTAAGCAGACCAGCATTTGACCCAAACAAATTTGCCTCAGGCATAACAAAGAAAGATTGGAGTGCTATATCTATGGATCCGTCCCACCCCCTCCAGAACAGGGCGACTCAAGGGAGGTATCCTCCTGGCTCCACGTTTAAGATGGTAGCAGCCCTCAAGGCTCTGGAGCTTGGCATTGTTAACAAACATACGAGTTATAATTGCAGGGGAGGTTTCCCCTTTGGAAAGAGAGTCTTCAAATGTTGGAAGAAAGGCGGTCATGGAAGCGTCGGGGTGCATCGAGGTATCGTCGAATCGTGCGATGTCTATTTTTATAACGTAGGCCTGAAGCTCGGTGTAGACAGGATACATGAAATGGCCGATGCCATAGGGCTCGGGAAGCAGACCGGCATTGATCTTCCGGGAGAGAAGAAGGGTGTTGTTCCTTCCACGGAATGGAAAATGAAGACTTTCAAGGAACCGTGGTACGAAGGAGAAACGGTATCCGTTTCAATCGGCCAGGGGGCAGTATGGCTTACACCCATTCATTTAGTCCAATTATCGGCATTCGTAGCCAACGAGGGGGTTACCTTCAAACCCCAGATAGTCCGTAAAATAATATCTCCAGAAGGGAAGACGGTTAAAATGTTTGAACCGGTTATGGAGACCAATGTTAGGCTAAAGAAGGATGTATTCCGAATTGTGAAAGAGGGCATGAAGGGTGTGGTCAACGAGCCAGGCGGCACTGCCTACAGCAATCGTGTTCAAAATATTAATATGAGCGGGAAGACAGGCACGGCCCAGGCGAGCTCTACCGGAAAAGGTGACCATGCCTGGTTCATAGCCTATGCGCCTGCGGAAGACCCTACAGTCTCCATGTCAATCCTTGTGGAAATGGGAGGACACGGCGGAAGCCAATCGGCTCCGGTGGCCAAGGCTGTCGCGGAGAATATCTTCAAGGTAAATGAGGCAAGCAGCCCAAGGGAGGCAAACTTGAATGAGAATAGATAAAAGAAGACTGTACCATCTTGACTGGTTTCTGATATGTAACGGTCTGGCGCTCTTTGGCATAGGCATTCTTAACCTGGTAAGCGCCACAAGTTCCTTCTACAGCGGCTCTTACAATTTCATCATCAAACAACTTGCAGCTTTCTTGGTCGGACTGGTCATAATTGCAATCATTCTCCGATTCGATTACCGAGTCATTACATATCAATCAAAGTGGCTCTACTGGTCCGCCCTCTTCCTCATCGTCCTTGTTCTGGTTGTGGGCATGATCGCCGGCGGAGCAAGAAGATGGATCAACATCTTCGGTATAAGCTTGCAACCGTCTGAATTTATGAAACCCGTGCTGGTAGTTTTCCTTGCCAATATACTCTATCAGAAAAAAAAGGAGAACATGGTCTTAGGACTCAAAGGTATTGCCGGTCCCATACTTTGGACCCTGATCCCGTTTTTTCTGATTGTGAAACAACCCGACCTGGGAACGGGCATCATAATCCTTTTTACATCCTTGATAATGCTCTGGTTCGTGGGATTGAAGAAATCTACATATGCGATTCTCGGTTGCGTTGGAGTGGCAGCCTCGTTCATCGTATGGAAAATCCTTCTGAAGCCATATCAGAAGATGAGGATTTTCAGTTTCATAAATATCGACGCCGACCCGTCGGGATTCGGGTATCATGCGAAACAGGCCATGATTGCTGTGGGTTCGGGTAAATTTCTCGGTAAGGGTTACATGGCGGGAACGCAGCACAAACTCCAGTTTATCCCTGAGCACCATACAGACTTCATTTTTACCGTCTTCGGCGAAGAGTGGGGGTTTGTAGGTTCCATCATCTTCTTTATTCTCTTCATCAGCTTTATTTACAGAGGCATCAAAGTGGCCATGAACGCCCATGATGAGTTGGGCTCCATCATTGCCTTCGGGATGACGACCATTATATACCTCCAGTTCACCATCAATGTGCTTATGGCCATGCACCTCGCGCCAGTGGTGGGGATACCCCTGCCCTTCGTCAGCTATGGGGGTTCCTCGTTGCTCTCCGTACTGGCGTCAGTTGGCTTTCTATTGAATATCAGCATGCGTCGGTATATGTTTTGAATTCTTGATCATTGCTTTTCTGTTAAGAGGATGTTTGTCGTCATAAGATGATTACAGAATGTACCCGGGCGAAAAGGTCGGCCAACTGAGGGTGGATACAGGTTACGAACTTAGGCTATGGAAAATGCGTATACGAGACATGACTGCCTCTGGCGGAAAGTTCGTAACCTGTTGTCGCGTCGTCCTTACTGGATTATGGTAAAAGAATTCAGCATGGCCTTAGCTATAACTAGGTTGGCATCATATGATTTTGCTTTCGAGACAAAAGACCAGACATGGAAGACATCGCCCGCGACTCTAGGCAGCACGACTACCCACTGCTTATATTTTTCTCCCTGGAGGATATACTCTACTACCACCTGCTTCCCCGTCAGTTTCGTCTGCCCCTCACTGTATATGTATAGTTCTGGATCGTAGACAACCGCATCTTTTGTTGTTTTGAGCTGATTCAGGAGTCCGTCGATCACTGAATCGACATCCTTAAATCTCCCACCAGCCACCAATGTGGAATTGAGATTCCGGATGCTGATCGTCGCTTCCCCTGAGGCCACTTTTTTCGCGCTGAAGACAACTATGTATGGGGCTTGAAATGTGTATACCCAATCGTTGGGGTACGATACATTATACTCCAAATTCTGCCCTTTGAACGTATTGGCCAGGACTTTTTCCTGTTCTCCTGCGGCCTGATTCACCCAGCCCACGAAAGCCATTGCAAAAGCAAAACAGAAAACCGACATGATTATTCTCTTCATTTAAGACCTCCTCGTGTTTATCGTTTTTTTACTGGAGGATTGATTCAGCTTTCACGCTGTATTCCACAGCCTTACGGATTCACTGGCACCCATGTCTTGTGAGCCGGCACCCATCTGTCGCCTACCCACTGTCCCGGCACTTTTACCCATTGTCCAGGCGGCACTTCCTGATAATTGTCAGGGACTGCCATGGGCATCTGCTGGCTTTGGTACTGATAGGGCATCTGCTGCTGCCTCTGATAGTCCATCTCATGCCCCACAATCGCTCCGCCTAGCGCTCCTGCCGCCAGACCTATCAAGGTTCCAGCAGTATTCCCACCGATTATCTGCCCTCCTATGGCGCCAAGCCCCGCGCCTACCGCAGCGCCTCTCGTGGTTCCACTCATCCCTCCTGCGGACTCACATGAATAGCCCGCAAATCCAAATACAATAACAACTAAAATAAGTACAGCCTTTTTCATGCATTCCTCCTTTGGACGCGTTATGTTAAAAGTATATTCTTGTTTTGCCTTTCTTTCAATATGTTGGTAAGTCAGAGATCGACTGGAAACGCAGTGTCTGACAGTAAGTCAGAAATGTCACGCATTTTTCCTCCAAATATGATATTATTTATATTGATGCGCCCATGGCTCAATTGGATAGAGTGTTGGACTACGAATCCAAAGGTTGCAGGTTCGATTCCTGCTGGGCGCATTTAAAATCATTCGAGTTTTTCTTAAGCCTCAAAGCGCCTCGCGCAACTACTTGTGACTTGCGTTCAATAGCCTTGGTACAAATATTACAATTGGCGATAAACCCTAAGACAAGACATCTGCCCTGCAAAGCACATCCAAGTGGCAAACCACATTCCCTCCATGGCAGACCACTAACCACATTCCAAATACAGGGTGCTCTTCCGGGTTCGGTTGGTGAACAGGTGATTGTGAAGGTGCAACGAGCGGCTAACCCAGATTAATCTCCATGGTCAAATGGGTTCAAGTAAGAGCATGCGGGCTATATTCTAAGGACCATAGAGGCATGGGGTTTAAGCAATATGTCCGGAAGAAAATAACGGTACAATCGTGAGTAATCCTGCCGAAGGCAATTTCGGGCCCTATGGGGTCATATTTCGCCCTACCTATCACGCATCATTCTGACTGCCGTACTTGACCGGGCCCTACCTTTGTGGGCTGGAGACCTTTCTGCCCGAGAATGGACCCACGCACAGTGAGAATGTATAAATTCCGCACCGTCACGGTCGTATTTCCTAAGACAAAGAGAGTGAGCAGTAACCCTTTGTATGAAAAAAATGAATAGACACAGGTTGCAAATATCAAAATTGACATGGACAAAAATTTTGATTATAATCAATTTATTATAGAGGTGAGTGCGTTATGAAGTATACATTATGTATTACACATCAGTGCAATCTCAATTGCAAGTATTGTTATATACAAAAAAATGAAATGGCTATGACTCTTGAGACCGCAGAGAAGATCTTATCTTTTGCTTTCGAGAACACTCCTCATAACGAGCACATTGAACTTGCTTTCTTCGGCGGTGAACCGCTTCTCAGGTTTTCATTCCTGGAAGAGTTGTTCGCGCTTATATTGAGTTACTCACAAAACTACAAACGAATGCCGATTTGTTCCATCACTACAAATGGCACAATCTTCTCCAGTAAAATTGCGTCGTTTATCCAAGAGAGGAATATTTCATTTTGCATTAGTTGTGACGGGCCTTCGGAAATTCACGACAGGGCCCGACCATATGCTAATGGAAAAGGGAGTTTCTCCGCTGTTGAAAAAACTATAAGGCGCGCAATACGATCTCTCGGGAACGTCTCTGTTAATTCGGTATACAATAATGAATCTCTTGCAGCCCTGCCCGATACAATTCGATTTCTTTCGGATTTAGGAGTAAGGTATATTTATTTAAATCCTGAAGTTTACTGTAAGTGGACCAAGAGAGATATTGATAACATTTCGAGAGTATATGACGAAATAGGTCAGCAATATTTACGATATTTTGAATTGGGAAGACCTCATTTCATCAGTCTTATTGACGCCAAAATTGCTTTAATTCTAAGAGGAGGATATGACAGACTGGAGAGATGCCGGATGGGGCATGGCGAATACGCCTTCGCCGCAAATGGGAATGTGTTCGGATGCGAAAGACTTATTGGAAACGGAAGCGAACAATTGCATTGTATAGGCAACATAGCCAATTTTCCAATCTCTCATGATCATCAAAGCCCTCCTCACCGCGACGAAGAAATAAGCGAAAATGACTGCGTTGCCTGTTCTTTATCTGATTATTGCGCTCATTGGTGCAGTTGTTCAAACTACCATTCCACTTCCCATTATAAGAAACCGAGCGCATTTACATGTGCGTCTGAGCGTTCCGCATTGAAAGTTGCGTTTAATATCCTTAACGAGCATACTGAAATAGTTTCGCGCTTTTATGATCATGTCGCGGGCATGCCCCGGACAACGGCAACGGTGACATAGGAAAAATGCACATAGCTGATTCACGAGCGCCGCCCAATAAAGACAAACATGCTGAAGATTGGACCGTCTGTTAAGGCTTAGGAATTTTATTAAAAAAGGAGATAGATATGTCAACTGATGTCATGATAATACAGCAACTCACTGGAAAAGAACTTTTAGTGCAGCAAATTGAGGTGGAAAAAAACAAGGGTGTTATTATACCCATCCCCCCGATAGGACGAGGACACATAGGAGGAGTTCCAGTGTCTGATTTCCTCACGATTGCACCAAGAATTGA is a window encoding:
- the mrdA gene encoding penicillin-binding protein 2, producing the protein MKQQAAPIMKYKWCKLVLIITMVVLSLRLWDLQIMRGTEMRRLSEQNRIRVKKVIAPRGVILDTQGRVLADTRPSFNLYITPEDITDFSQTVDGLAKLLDIDREDILDKLKTASGFPPSFPVKIKSDVTKDELAKVEVNRVYLPGVSIQIEPKRNYPYGKMMAHMLGYVSEINGDELKTKEYKDYSPGDYIGKYGLERKYEAFLRGVDGEKRVEVDAMGREVRTLDIVEPTAGNNLHLNVNLDTQQIVENEFEGKKGGAVILDPKTGSVIALVSRPAFDPNKFASGITKKDWSAISMDPSHPLQNRATQGRYPPGSTFKMVAALKALELGIVNKHTSYNCRGGFPFGKRVFKCWKKGGHGSVGVHRGIVESCDVYFYNVGLKLGVDRIHEMADAIGLGKQTGIDLPGEKKGVVPSTEWKMKTFKEPWYEGETVSVSIGQGAVWLTPIHLVQLSAFVANEGVTFKPQIVRKIISPEGKTVKMFEPVMETNVRLKKDVFRIVKEGMKGVVNEPGGTAYSNRVQNINMSGKTGTAQASSTGKGDHAWFIAYAPAEDPTVSMSILVEMGGHGGSQSAPVAKAVAENIFKVNEASSPREANLNENR
- the mreD gene encoding rod shape-determining protein MreD gives rise to the protein MKLAICIFLGIILMVLESSFLSFLPLDFFKPDFGVPLIIYTTLFIGTPAGLLSAFILGLIQEVLSNTPAGSALFTKLSVLLICGFLRNKLYIDSKYSFSYVCSGFVLFESFLFLTLSMFSKGETSNIVNVMLYTVPNMIFTGFIAIFIFAFLGYLDTKYLNRE
- the mreC gene encoding rod shape-determining protein MreC, with amino-acid sequence MKNSIIIAISILALVASFLVFTDTSYLSKGYATLKGGAGAFAGPTLSFISRPAKLAAYVYYGYIGLVGVKKENIQMKKRLEDLELDNQRIPELESENKRLKTILNITEQRRNTMIAARVIGEDVKNWFKCIIIDKGNDHGIKWKMPVVTSKGLVGQTVEVDKWHSKVMVLNDTNSSVDVFVEGKNTRGILEGTGQNTLKLKYILKNDEVEIGDKLVTSGKDGIYSKGIPTGIVITVNRTKPGIFTDVDVMPYNNFRRLDEVLVVKKQ
- the rodA gene encoding rod shape-determining protein RodA; the encoded protein is MRIDKRRLYHLDWFLICNGLALFGIGILNLVSATSSFYSGSYNFIIKQLAAFLVGLVIIAIILRFDYRVITYQSKWLYWSALFLIVLVLVVGMIAGGARRWINIFGISLQPSEFMKPVLVVFLANILYQKKKENMVLGLKGIAGPILWTLIPFFLIVKQPDLGTGIIILFTSLIMLWFVGLKKSTYAILGCVGVAASFIVWKILLKPYQKMRIFSFINIDADPSGFGYHAKQAMIAVGSGKFLGKGYMAGTQHKLQFIPEHHTDFIFTVFGEEWGFVGSIIFFILFISFIYRGIKVAMNAHDELGSIIAFGMTTIIYLQFTINVLMAMHLAPVVGIPLPFVSYGGSSLLSVLASVGFLLNISMRRYMF
- a CDS encoding radical SAM protein, with product MKYTLCITHQCNLNCKYCYIQKNEMAMTLETAEKILSFAFENTPHNEHIELAFFGGEPLLRFSFLEELFALILSYSQNYKRMPICSITTNGTIFSSKIASFIQERNISFCISCDGPSEIHDRARPYANGKGSFSAVEKTIRRAIRSLGNVSVNSVYNNESLAALPDTIRFLSDLGVRYIYLNPEVYCKWTKRDIDNISRVYDEIGQQYLRYFELGRPHFISLIDAKIALILRGGYDRLERCRMGHGEYAFAANGNVFGCERLIGNGSEQLHCIGNIANFPISHDHQSPPHRDEEISENDCVACSLSDYCAHWCSCSNYHSTSHYKKPSAFTCASERSALKVAFNILNEHTEIVSRFYDHVAGMPRTTATVT